The genomic segment TTAGCGGAAGCGGACCGGATGACCAGGTTAGTCCATGACATTATGGATAGTGAACAACTGGAAGCCGGCAAAATGTTTATCAGGCAAGAACGGCTTGATGTGGCAGAACTGCTGTTGCAGCAAGCCGATACGATCGAACTGTTGTTAAAGAAAAAGAATCTTTCTCTTTTACTGCGGATTGAAACCGACAAGCGCTATGTTTTGGGAGATGCCGACCGGCTGGCGCAGGTGCTGGATAACTTGCTGAGTAATGCCATACGCCATACTCCGTCAGGTTCTCAAATAGGCTTATTATTGACCGAAGAAGCTCAATGGCTGCAAGTTTCCGTGTCCGACCAGGGAGAAGGAATTGCCAGCGAAGATTTACCGCTGATCTGGGAGCGCTTTTATCGTGTTGACAAATCCCGTAACCGTTCGCTGGGCGGAAGCGGTCTGGGCTTGTCCATAAGCCGGGGATTAATTGAAGCGATGGGCGGAACGATAGCGGTAGAAAGTGAACAAGGGAAAGGCAGTATTTTTAAAATGCGCCTGCCCTGGCAAAAATAGAGTCTTATATAAAAAAGATGCAAGCTGCGAAGTCGGCTTGCATCTTTTTTATGCTTATAGCGATAGGATTTGCGAACCGGCAAATGGCCCGCCGGTTCTGTTATTCCTGCCGCTTTTATTGCGGACAACTACAGGATTATGCATACATAGAGCTAATCCGTGGGAGTTCTAAGGAAGGCATGACACATTCATGCCATATTGACTTGCTATAATTCATCACAATAAACAGGAAAATGGAAAGAGGGGCATGCCAGAAATAAGGACAAGCCAAGAGCAGGAGGCGTAGTAATTGATGATGAAGTCTTCCCCCAAAATGGTTGTTGGTATTATCATACTTATCGGTTTAGCGGGCTGGGCGTTTATGCGGCTGGGAGCTGGCGGCAAAACTGCCTCCGGTCCCAGTATGCAAGGTGGAGCGGTGGAAGTTAAGGCGATGCGCGTAGTGCAGCAGGATATGTCAATTAACTATGAGTTTGCCGGCAAAGTGACAGCCAAGGATGAGATCAAGATCATATCCAAGGTGTCAGGGAATATTGTGGCCAAAATGGTCCAGGGCGGCGATGCGGTTTACAAAGGTCAGTCCTTATTTAAAATTGACAATAAACAGCATCTTTCATCCATCAACTCCGCCCGGGCAACGCTGACCAAGTCGCAGGCGACACTGCGGAATATCCAGAGAGACGTGGCGCGATACAGGAGTTTGGCGGCAAACGGGGCCATTGCCCAGCAAACACTGGATTCGTATGAAGCCCGGGCCGAGGAAGAGGCGGCAAGCGTGGAGGCTAACCGGGCCAGTCTGCAGCAGGCGATAGAAGATGAACAGGACACCCTGATTGTTTCGCCGGTGGACGGTCGGATTGATGTCAACGATATCAGCATGGGGCAATTCGTAACAGCCGGTACCACGACCATGGGCACCGTATCTTCCGTTGATCCCGTCTGGGTGCAATTCAGTATGAGCGAGACCGAATATATCAAATTCGCCCGCATGGGGGGCGGGACGCTGCCGGACACATTCAAAGAGAATCTGAAGCTGATCGTTAGCGATGGTTCGGAGTATAACCTCACCGGGCGAGTGGAGCAGATCGACCGGGGGATTGGGGACATCACCGGCACCATAACACTAAAAGCGCTTTTCGATAACCCACAGAATTTTTTACTCCCTGGTATGTTCGCCAAAATCGTAGTTCCGGGCGAATTTCGTAAGGCTGCAATCCTGATCCCGCAGCGGGCCGTAACAGAATTATTGGATGAAACCTTTGTTACCATGGTCACTGCGGATAACAAAGCAGAAATCCGCAAAGTCAACATAGCGGAAAAGGTCGGCAATCTGTACGTGGTGGCCGAAGGACTTGCGGCAGGCGACTGCGTGGTTGTCGAAGGGTTGGATAAGGTGAAAAAAGACACGGCCCTGCAGGTTACCCTGCTGGTGCCGGAAAATTTGCCGGTTCCGGCCAGCAATAGGGGGAATGATTGATGGTCAATTTCTTTATCAACCGCCCCGTATTTGCGATCGTCCTGTCCGTTATCATTACCCTGATCGGCGGCATTGCCGTCTTTAACCTGCCGGTGGCTCAGTATCCCCAGATTTCCCCGCCGACTATTTCGGTGAGTGCCAATTATTGGGGAGCCAACGCGGAGGTCGTCAATCAGACGGTAGCCCAGGTGATCGAACAGCAGGTCAACGGGGTCGAGGGCATGGTTTCCATGGCTTCCACCAGTACGGACGCCGGTACGTATTCGCTCAGCGTTCAGTTTGAATCCGGGAAAAATGCCGATAATGCCGCCGTGCAAACCCAAAACCGGGTAGCGGAGGCTGCCGCGCGTTTGCCTGCTGCTGTTCAGGCCAGTGGTGTCACGACGAAGAAATCATCGAAGGATTTGTCGCTGGTGTTCAGTCTTTGGGCGGACGATGATATCTACAGTCCGAATTTTCTCAAGAACTATGGCAGCATCTATCTGGTGGACAAGATCAAACGGATCAAAGGGGTCGGTGAAGTGGCGGAGCTCGGCTCAGACTACAGTATGAGGGTCTGGCTGCAGCCGGAAAAAATGGCTCAGCTTGGGATCTCAGCAAACGCTATAATTTCTGCCATTGAAAAGCAAAACGTGCAGGCGCCGGCCGGTGCCCTCGGCAAGATGCCTGCTGATGCCGGGCAGGAATTCCAGTACACGGCCAGAGTCAAAGGCCGGCTTAGCGAAGTCAAGGAGTTTGAGGATATTATCATCCTGGCCCGGGCAGACAGTGCTGCCGTCCGCCTAAAAGACGTAGCCAGGCTGGAATTCGGCAGTAGGAACTATACCTATGAAAGCCTGGCCAACGGTCATGCCGCGACCATGCTGGCGGTAAAACTGACCAGTGACGCCAATGCCCTGGAGACGATCGGTAACGTCAAAAAGGTTATCGAAGAGGCGGAAAAAAACTTCCCGGAAGGCATGCATGTTCAAATTGTGATTGACACGACCAAGTTTGTTTACGAATCCATGAGGGAGGTGGCGAAAACCTTCGCGGAAGCGCTGCTGCTGGTTGTGATTATCGTATTTCTGTTCTTACAGAGCTGGCGGGCTACGCTAATCCCCCTACTGGCCATACCGGTTTCGCTGATCGGTACGTTTGGGGCCTTTAGTATTCTGGGTTTTACCATTAATACGTTGACGTTGTTCGCCATGGTACTCGCGATCGGGCTGGTGGTTGATGACGCCATTGTGGTCATTGAGGCGGTTGAGCACCACATGCGCAGTTCCGGGCTTACGCCGAGGGAAGCGACGCGGCGGGCGATGAGCGAAGTTGCGGGACCGGTAGTGGCCATTGCCTTTGTATTGGCTGCCGTTTTTATTCCGGTTGCCTTCTTTGGTGGTATGGTGGGGATACTCTATAAGCAATTCGCTCTGACTATCTCCATCTCTATGGCATTATCTGCGGTGGTGGCGCTGTCCTTGACACCGGCCTTATGTACGCTGCTGCTGAAATCCTATGATCCCAATGAGCACGCAGGGGTCCTCGGCCGGTTTTTCGGCGCCTTCAACGCCTGGCTTGAACATCAAACCGAAGGCTATGGTAACAGGGTAAAAGGAATGATCGGAACAACCCGTTTGTGTATGGTGCTGGTGGCCGTTGTGGTCATTCTGCTGGGAGGATTGAATCATCTCCTACCTTCATCGTTTGTACCTGAGGAAGATCAGGGCTACTATATTGCTTCCGTTTCTTTGCCTGACGCGGCCAGCCTGAATCGTACCAGCAAAATGGTGCAGAGCTTTTCGGCAACCCTGCAAACCCAGCCTGGCGTTACCGATGTCCTGGCCGTGACAGGAATGGACATCGTGGGAGACGGTGCCAAGTCGAATATGGGAGCAGTACTTATCGGTCTGGCTCCCTGGGAGGAACGCAACAGGCCGGATCTGCAGATTGAAGCGAAAGTCAGGCAAACGCTTATGCTTGGTGCAAAGGTGCCGGAAGGAGCGGTAATTGCCTTCAATCCTCCGTCCCTGCCTGGCTTGGGGATGGTAGGCGGTTTTACCATGATGCTGCAAAACCTCGGCGGCGGCTCGCTGGAGAAATTGGATGGCGTTACGCAAAAATTCATTGCCGCTGCTCAAAAGCGCCCGGAAATTAGGAGAATTACTGCTAATTTCAAAGCTAACACTCCGGGTTATGAATTTGAAGTTGACCGGCAAAAGGCCGAAAAAATGGGCGTGTCGGTGAATGATGTGTTTTCGGCTTTACAAGTGTTTCTCGGCGGTACGGAGGTCAATGATTTCAATAAATTTGGCCGCACCTACAAAGTCGTTGTCCAGGCAGAAACGCCGTTTCGCAGTGATACCGACGCCATGAGGTACTTGTATGTGAAAAGCTCGAATAACACGATGGTGCCGCTGAATACGCTGATAAAACCCCGAAAAGTCAGCGCTCCATCCACACTTAACCGGTTTAACGGCGTCCAGGCCGTCCAATTGAATGGCAGCCCGGCAGCCGGATACAGCTCGGGCCAGGCCATTGCAGCGCTGGAAGAAGTGGCAGCGCAAATCCTCCCCGACGGTTATGGCTATGAGTGGTCCGGCCAAAGCCGGGAGGAAAAGGAGTCGGGAAACCAGGCGCCGCTTGTTTTCGGATTGGCTGTCGTGTTTGTATTTTTGTGTCTGGCCGCATTGTATGAAAGCTGGAGTGTGCCGTTCGCAGTACTTTTAGGTGTGCCGTTAGGACTGTTTGGTGCTTTCCTTTTTCAGTATGCGCGTAATCTGGAAAACAGTGTCTTTATGCAGATCGGTCTGGTAATGTTGATTGGTCTGGCGGCGAAAAATGCTATCCTTATCGTCGAGTTCGCCAAGATCAGGGTGGACAAAGGCATGGAGCCGGTCCAGGCGGTCATTGAAGCGGCTAAGATTCGCTTACGCCCAATTATCATGACCTCCCTGGCGTTTATTATCGGCTGCGTGCCGCTGATGCTGGCCAGCGGTGCCGGGGCTGGTGCCCGGAAAGCGATGGGGACAACGGTTGTGGGCGGTATGCTGACGGCAACTGCTATGGGAATATTTCTGATTCCCGTGTTTTTTGTGGTTGTTGAGAAGGCAACAGAGCGGCTAAACATGTTGCGTACTAAAGGAGCTCAGCGTAGCAATCCGATATCGGAAAACATAACTAAATAATTTTACGATGTTGGAAGTCGCTACCTTATTGGTAGCGGGATTCAGTAGCCATGAAGCAAAAGCGCATGTATAGGTTCAAAACCTTGCATGCGCTTTTCATTGCTCCTGTTGACTGAGGCTTTGCCATAGATTCAATTTTAAAAGTTCTATGACGCTCCGTGATGAAAATCCAGCAGCGAGAGCTATCCATGATTATGAATCAAAAATGAGCCCAAACCTGACTATGAATCCAAAGGTCGCCACAGATATTTCAAAGGCTTTACGAGTTCTCGTAAAACCTTTTTTGTTTTTAGCCTTGATAATCCAGGCAAATAACAGAGTGGAACGGTATGCTAGCTAAGAAACGCTCGTTTTGTGATAGGCTCTACATGCCTAAGAGAATCTTAATAACTTTCTGACTCACGTTGTTAACGAGATATTCTGGCGGAGAGTTCCAGCTCCGGCCTTGATGTAAAACCGTTTGCACAGCCCGTAAGATTGCCGAAGGGTCACAGCCAGCCAGCATGTTGCTACCGGCTTCCAAGGTTTCCGGCCGTTCGGTCACATCCCGCAGCGTCACATTTGGTGTTTTATAAAGACAGCATTCCTCCTGAACTGTGCCGCTATCACTCAAAACACAATAGGCATTTTGCTCCAAAGAAACAAAATCAAACAGACCTAACGGTTCTACGACTTGGATGCCTGTTCCGGCAAAGGTCTTTTTTTGTTTGGCCAGTTGGGAACGGG from the Sporomusaceae bacterium FL31 genome contains:
- a CDS encoding lipoprotein encodes the protein MMKSSPKMVVGIIILIGLAGWAFMRLGAGGKTASGPSMQGGAVEVKAMRVVQQDMSINYEFAGKVTAKDEIKIISKVSGNIVAKMVQGGDAVYKGQSLFKIDNKQHLSSINSARATLTKSQATLRNIQRDVARYRSLAANGAIAQQTLDSYEARAEEEAASVEANRASLQQAIEDEQDTLIVSPVDGRIDVNDISMGQFVTAGTTTMGTVSSVDPVWVQFSMSETEYIKFARMGGGTLPDTFKENLKLIVSDGSEYNLTGRVEQIDRGIGDITGTITLKALFDNPQNFLLPGMFAKIVVPGEFRKAAILIPQRAVTELLDETFVTMVTADNKAEIRKVNIAEKVGNLYVVAEGLAAGDCVVVEGLDKVKKDTALQVTLLVPENLPVPASNRGND
- a CDS encoding multidrug ABC transporter — translated: MVNFFINRPVFAIVLSVIITLIGGIAVFNLPVAQYPQISPPTISVSANYWGANAEVVNQTVAQVIEQQVNGVEGMVSMASTSTDAGTYSLSVQFESGKNADNAAVQTQNRVAEAAARLPAAVQASGVTTKKSSKDLSLVFSLWADDDIYSPNFLKNYGSIYLVDKIKRIKGVGEVAELGSDYSMRVWLQPEKMAQLGISANAIISAIEKQNVQAPAGALGKMPADAGQEFQYTARVKGRLSEVKEFEDIIILARADSAAVRLKDVARLEFGSRNYTYESLANGHAATMLAVKLTSDANALETIGNVKKVIEEAEKNFPEGMHVQIVIDTTKFVYESMREVAKTFAEALLLVVIIVFLFLQSWRATLIPLLAIPVSLIGTFGAFSILGFTINTLTLFAMVLAIGLVVDDAIVVIEAVEHHMRSSGLTPREATRRAMSEVAGPVVAIAFVLAAVFIPVAFFGGMVGILYKQFALTISISMALSAVVALSLTPALCTLLLKSYDPNEHAGVLGRFFGAFNAWLEHQTEGYGNRVKGMIGTTRLCMVLVAVVVILLGGLNHLLPSSFVPEEDQGYYIASVSLPDAASLNRTSKMVQSFSATLQTQPGVTDVLAVTGMDIVGDGAKSNMGAVLIGLAPWEERNRPDLQIEAKVRQTLMLGAKVPEGAVIAFNPPSLPGLGMVGGFTMMLQNLGGGSLEKLDGVTQKFIAAAQKRPEIRRITANFKANTPGYEFEVDRQKAEKMGVSVNDVFSALQVFLGGTEVNDFNKFGRTYKVVVQAETPFRSDTDAMRYLYVKSSNNTMVPLNTLIKPRKVSAPSTLNRFNGVQAVQLNGSPAAGYSSGQAIAALEEVAAQILPDGYGYEWSGQSREEKESGNQAPLVFGLAVVFVFLCLAALYESWSVPFAVLLGVPLGLFGAFLFQYARNLENSVFMQIGLVMLIGLAAKNAILIVEFAKIRVDKGMEPVQAVIEAAKIRLRPIIMTSLAFIIGCVPLMLASGAGAGARKAMGTTVVGGMLTATAMGIFLIPVFFVVVEKATERLNMLRTKGAQRSNPISENITK